The Helianthus annuus cultivar XRQ/B chromosome 15, HanXRQr2.0-SUNRISE, whole genome shotgun sequence genomic sequence GGACCATTTAAAGTATTtggggttgtttggtagcctctgaatggtgattaagaggctacctcttaatggaaccattaagaattttaccaatgagaatgtagaagaatgtgacatgtgatgatttaccattcagaggttacctcttaaccattcagacttgaggttacctcttattcgttcggaggttttaaaccattaagaggtagcatctgaatggtcattaagaggctaccaaacagcccctttgTCTATGTTATATTAGCCTCTTAGAGTCAGTCCTAGGTAACTTACTTATATATCTACAACTACTTTGGCTGGCTATTCAATAGGATTTTTATTGCATAGAAAATCACATGATTataacaaaatcatcatcaaatcaTTGTTTTTTATATTTGTTAGAAGCAttatcattcttttttttttgaacccCAACCTTTGAATCTCGGTGTTTTTAAGGGATGAGGCAAAGGGATCCTATTTTCCCTTTCCTCTTTATCATAGTGATGGAGGCCTTCTTCTGAAATGATAAGAAGGGCTAGCCGGGTTAGTGCTTTGAGAGGTATTATTCTTCCTAACAAGGGCCCCGTGCTCAGGCATCTTCTTTACGCGGATGATTGTGTTTTGATGGGTGAGTGGGCGAGCAATAACATTAAGAATGTGGCGTTATTACTTAGATGTTTTTATCTTTTCTCCGATTTAAAGATAAATTTGAGGAGGTCTAGCATTCTTGGTTTCGGCCTTGAGACAAGTGAGGTCGAAATGATGGCTTCGGTTCTGAAATGCAAAGCGGGCGTGACTCCGTTTGTACATTTAGGGGTAATGGTTAGGGCTAAGATAAGTAGGGTGGCAAATTGGAAGTTCGTGTTCGATATTTTTGAAGCGCGCTTTTCGCTTTGGAAGGCCTCTATGGGAGGGCGTGTGACCCTCATAAAGGCGGTTTTAGAAAGTATTCCTAATTACTACTTGTCTCTCTTCAAGGCTCCAATGTCGGTTCTTAATGGTTTAGAATCTATCAAAAAACGATTTTTATGGGGTGGGGATGCTATAAACAGGAAACTTCATTGGGTCGCGTGGGATCGAATGACCGCTCCTATTGATACGGGAGGTCCAGGCTTTCTAAATTGAGAGATATAAATATATCCATGCTGTCCAAATGGATTTGGCATTACAGGAACGATGCGAACAGCTTATGGAAGGCAGTTATCAACTCCATTCATGACACCAAACAGTGTTGGTCTCCGGTTCCATTTAATAGATACATAGGTGGGGTGTGGAAGGTGATTTTTAACGAGGTGGAAAAGACCAAAGTGGGAGGTGTTAGTTTTTATCAGGATCTAAAAGGGATTGTGGGTAATGGGTGTCGTATAAAGTTTTGGACTGAACCTTGGGTCTGCAACCAACCGCTGAAAGATTGCTTTCCCGGTCTGTTCAGGTTGGAGAAGGACAAGAAATCCAAGATTTTCGAACAGTACAATCCGAAGGCTCGAGGTTTCGTGGGTTCTTGGGGGTGGAGTCGTGATCCGGTTACGGATATTGAGCTAGAAGAGTGGAACATGTTTGTCTCTCTACTGGACAATGTTTCTCTTTCGGACTCAAAGGACAAATGGGCATGGATTGGAGGCGTGGATGAAGATTTTTCTGTTGGTTTCGTTAAGAGATATCTCAGAAGTAACAACGATTATAGTAGGAATTATGCTTTCAAATGGTCAAAATGGGCTCCGAAAAAGTGCCAGATTCTTGTTTGGAGAGCCGAGATGGACCGAATAGCAACGGTGGATGCATTGTTTAAACGAAGCTGTTATAATAGGGACGATAGCTGCGTTTTGTGCGAAGAGAGTCCAGAGCCAGCCTCACATCTTTTCTGTTCGTGTGTTGTGTCTTTAATAATTCCTTCCACCCTTCTTCTTTCTTAAAGATCTTATGATTGTTTTGGTCTTTGATCTTGTGGGAGTTCTTGATAACGAAAGGAGGGAAGCTTATTAGTACACTCATGGTATGTAACAACCTATATACTAATAAGGGAAATCCGTTCTTAGAGAAGTGGTTGACCCATTTGTTGAAACACATCTTATGATTAACCCTCGTTTATCAAGAATATCATTTGTGGCCTGCACGGTCTATATGCTAGGCCTCAACGATTAGCCAAAACTTGGTCTTATGACTCGTCTAACCcggtctatatatatatatatatagggagagtatcatgagaaaactacatctaaatgagaaaattagaaaactaactaaaaaaacctaaaaaaaacgaaaaaaacataccaatttatttttttttacaattctttataaaaaaatcgctactttttatatataaaaaaaatttcaaaaatttttttttgttgtactgcacatgtgcattatatgtgattatatgtgtactacacatgtgcactatatccgtaatagtgcacatgtgtaatacaaaaaaatatttttttttaattttttttccatttataaaaactagcgatttttttataaaaaaatgtaaaaaaaaaaattttgtacgttttttatgcttttttagttagtttttttgttttctcatttaaactagttttctcatgatccatataaattaaccaaataattaccatcatgccactcactttaatctcaagatcatagaaatcaagggcccagatcagttcacgcagttcactcttaaGATTTTGTTCACCTTTGAACCtagtcctatatatatatatatagggtaaggttcatgcgagaaccacctttattgcgagaaccgcgagaaccaatgtgaacacaacctaaaatagctaaaaaaaacttaaaaaagaCCTAACCCCCCctaccccccaaaaaaaaacctaaccccccccccccacaaaacctaaaccccccaccgccccccccctcccaaaaaaaaaaacctaaccccccaagctaaaatgttaataactaaacccccaaaaaacataaaaaaatcaaaaaaaaaaaaaaaacacacacaaattttttttttaaatatttttgaagttaaaatcgctacttttagtagccaaattttttttttttaaatttattgttttctttttggctactaaaagtagcgatttttttataaaaaatatataaaaaaaatttgtgtgttttttagctatttttaggtatttttggttgtgttcacattggttctcgcaataaagggtggttcctaacggatccttgtcctatatatatatatatatatatatatatatatatatatatatatatatatatatatatagggtaacgctagacaaaaaacccttaaatttttagaaaactctggaaactcaaatctccccccatttttacccaacctcccgacattttttttttgaaaaaaataacatatgtaatatacatgttttaaagtgttttgggccaaaaaaacaaaaaagcgccgaagggattttttttaaaaaataaacaaatttcagcaatgtccggttgcctaacatgtgttaggcacaaaagacagaaattgctgaatttttttttaaatcatcccttcggcgcttttttgatttttttggcccaaaactcttaaaacatgtatattacatgtgttatttttttcaaaaacaaaatgtcgggaggttgggttttctagggtttttttatatatatagggttttctatatagccctaccctatatatatatatatatatatgtatatatatatatatctatataggggaccgctagaatgagaaccactccgagttgtaagaaccgcgagaaccacaccatccgggtcgccgtttaccacgatttttttttacaactagatgtgtgtattataaacacatccgtaaaaaaaaaattaaacgccgcgcccgagggggtagttttttacaccacaagtttggtgtttttattttttttcttttttcttttttttacaccaaacttgtggtgtaaaaaactaccccctcgggcgcggcgtttaaatttttttttttacggatgtgtttataatacacacctctagttgtaaaaaaataatcgtggtaaacggcgacccggatggtgtggttctcgcggttcttacaactcggggtggttctcattttagcgcaattctatatatatatatatatatatatatatatatatatatacataaacataTATATAACACCACCCGTTAAATAAAGATCAATCACCCAAATTAATCGCAAGTGTCATTAGTGCCTCTAGGGAGTACTTTGAAATATCCTTGCTACCTTTGAAGTGAGACAAAGTTATGCCATATAAAGGATCGCAAGTCATGGGAACCATGTAAAAGAAAGTAGAGTAGTTGGATGTAACTAATCCAAGATTTGGGGACCGTTCCttaaaaataacctttttctaagatTGGACAATGAATTATCTTTAACCAGCTCTAATTCTTTTTAACCTTAAAGTCACATCTCGTAAATCTAATAAAAATTCGTCGGTAAACTTTGCTAGGAGCCGGGTCTTTGAGTTAGTAAACCTCACCTCTTGCCAATAAAATAACTATAATTCATCCCAAGTGAATTCAGAGATCTAAAGCAACACTTTTCGTGCTCTTGATATTCCCTACTAATCATCTATTACTTGCGATTATTCTGGtattaataaaaataacaaaagataattaattaaactAGTTGGTAATTTAGAGTAACTATTAAAAATCGTATCCTCTCGATtcaatacttggttcttaccTTAAGCTCTACTACAAACTATAGGTACACTTGCCTACTGTGTGCGACTAGCATAGGTAAAAATCATATCTTATAAATTTAAAGCTAGTTACACGTCTCTAAAAGTTATTAAGTCAATCCATCTAATAATACGTGATAAGAGTTATTAAATTTAAATAGACCAACATCACTAGACGACACCTATTAAAGGACAAGGGGCCTTTCCCCCAAGGGAGAATCCAAAGAGTGTACCTTTAACAAACAATACACTTTACATTGTATTGCTATCATTTTAGCTTTCATTATTTATCGTCCTTTAAAATTACATAAactaaaaaactttaaaaaatggAGTGCTATCTAAAAATTTAATATGGTGAATAAAAAGTTACCGCCACTTAGATTTTTTATCGGCTCCTCCAAGTTAATTCACCTTCATCACAACTCGTCCATTCTCCATTGCAGCGTGAAGTGCATCACGCCTACATTCACCAAAGCTTCACCAACCCCCTTTAGAACAGTGTGTAGGGCGTGAAAGAAGGTTAAAAATGCAAGATGGCATGGAGCGTGAGGCGATAAAAAGAGCCTCAATGAGAATGTTAAGAATGCAGAACTCAACTAGATAAGCGTCAATATAGGGCTAGCCCACTTGGTAGAGGCATTGCCTCTTGAAAGAGAGATTTCAGGTTAAAATCTGGGTATAGGCGATTAATTTAGGATTATTGATGTAATAAAGTAAGAGGTagcgttaaaaaaaaaaaaaaaaaaaaaatcattcaaaaaaatAGATAAGCACGTATAATTATGTTATAAGAGACTAGAGTATCACATTGATACACATGAAAGTAAAATATGTAAATATGACATAAAACACTAGCGAACAACCTGAGAATAAATGAATTATATACATAAGTAGGTTATAAACCAAACATGAAATTTTACTAAACAGGAATCTATCTTCAAGTACCTTTTTTCTTCATTAGCTTTACTTCTTTTCAAGATCTATCAACACATTACTCATTAACTTACGCAAAAGTCAATGGATATAATTAATACGATGTAAACGTTTACCTTCAAGTCCAAGTTGTTAACTCACCCAACCCAATGTGTCGGTGAGAAGTGTGAGTCCACATGGTCCGGTATAAAGAATTTTGAACGGATCCACACATCAAGACAATAAAAGAAGAAGTTCAAGCAAAGTATGCGGGTGTCATTCAAGTGTGGAAGGAAACAAAAAAggattggttataatttataattagGCCATGTGCAGAACATGGGATTTTATCAATCCTCTCATTATTTGATATGAAAGGGGGTCATATGAACTTCTTCATTTCATTTTGTCTATAAGCTTCAAATATAGTCTACCAATGGCACATGCCATTCAATAATTTCGGTCATGCTGCCATATGTTCTGGTTACTTGGTTGAGTACCTTTTGTTTTTAACTTAAATACTTGATGTttaacttgttttataaaatcggTTGTTGTGACGCCTGAGATGGGTATACTATGCGGGAATATGTAGGAAAGTCTATGGGTTGCAATGCCTACGATTGGGTAGGTGTCTTTAGGGGGTTAAAACTGAATTTGGTGGGACCCATAGACCAATACATCTATAGGAATGTCGATGAGGCTCGGTCCTTAGAATTGGCATCAATCACCCTTTAGGACGAATAGGCTGATAACAATTTCTTTCACCTAAAAACACATGAAATAAGACAAACCGATAATAATTAGTTTTTTCATGCGACATACAAACATATATACTGACAAGacaaataaagtaaaaaaaagaCAAGAGGTCGTTTTACAATCAACTAAGCATGTCAAATTTAAAAATGATGTCGTTATAACTATTAAGATCTTCTCATGTGTGCTAGGAGTACTAGAAGCAAGCTACAATTTTGTTAGAAGAGATAGATAGAAAAGGTACCAGGAAAATTCACAAATCCAAAAGTTTCGTTCATATTGCATACAATCTTAAAAGACAAAGTCGGTGGATTTTTCACCGGTTTTGCCTTCTTGCCCCTATACTTTAATGATATTGCAATTTTAGCCCCTTGACTTTGGTACctttaaagtttcataaaatggcaaatttagtcCTTAAACCTTCTACTTTAAATTTACAACACCACCACCTCATCTTTCAAACTTTGCCAGCACCAACCCTCTACTTTTGTTTTCCACCATCACCCCCTTAACTCTTACACAGTTACACCACCAACCTCTTCTTTTACATTTCCACCAACACCCCCTCATCTTTTACAGATTTTCGTCACCACCCCTATACTTTTACACTGTCTTTTTTAGACTTTGCTTTTTTACCCCTTGCACTATTACCCCATTTTTACACCCTAGACTACAACTCATACTTTTACAAATGCCAATACGTTGTGTTTTACGAAATGTCTTAGgcattgtgttttacactttGTGTCTACCTTTGTGTTTTACACTTCGCACTGATTTTACGAATCGTGTTTTGTCTTACTATATGTTTCCACCCATCGCGTGTCGTCGTAACACGCGACGGGCAAACTACTAGTTACTACTTATTGGTCGTTGACTTGTAGCTCATGTGTTCGGTAACATGTAATTGAATATTATATCATAAGTTTCTGAAACAGAATTAAAGTACCACTGCTGAGAAACATGAACTTAGATTCGCAAATTAACTTTTAATATTTCTTTTGACTTTTTACTAAAGCCAATAAAAATGTaccataaaaaatatatattagatTTGTactatatttaatttaattttttatttgagAGTGTGGAGCCATTTGCTTTATTTTTCTAGAAAGTTAAGAGCTTTTTCTATCATCATTGGCCCCGTTCCAATTATGTCTTCTTGCTTATAACCATAACATTAACTTGCTATAAATGAACAAATTTGAATGTagcataatttaaaaaaaaaaaaaaaaacaatattttaatatTGTCGATTTCATCAAGTTAAAATAAATATTTAGTTTGTTTAACCATCCTCAACAAGGTTTCGACTATGACAGAGAAGGAAGATGTATGCTACAGAACATTTTTGTATATTCTTTAGGTTGAATAATAAAATTGAAGGTGGATTTCCCTTCCCACGGCCACGAATAGCTAAGGATAGAGAAAAAATGCTCTCACGCTACTTGTAATTCTTAACATTAACATTTAAATTATCATTTAACATGAAGATACAATACTATACACAGTCTTAAATTAGATTACATACTTCAAAC encodes the following:
- the LOC110931463 gene encoding uncharacterized protein LOC110931463, with protein sequence MIRRASRVSALRGIILPNKGPVLRHLLYADDCVLMGEWASNNIKNVALLLRCFYLFSDLKINLRRSSILGFGLETSEVEMMASVLKCKAGVTPFVHLGVMVRAKISRVANWKFVFDIFEARFSLWKASMGGRVTLIKAVLESIPNYYLSLFKAPMSVLNGLESIKKRFLWGGDAINRKLHWVAWDRMTAPIDTGGPGFLN